In the Heptranchias perlo isolate sHepPer1 chromosome 4, sHepPer1.hap1, whole genome shotgun sequence genome, CTAATTACCACAGTGCACCTTATTATCAGCAAGCTACCCAAGATTAAatcctatttaaaataaaacatgaaTTAGCAAAAGTTAGAGGGGCAGGCAAGGAACAGGCGATTGCTTgtaaggattgtaaacaattaattttattttttaaaaaactggtgaACTTTGGTTTTACATTACAGATTGCAAAGAATTATTTTTCCTCGAGTTTCTCTAAAAGACAAACAAAAAGTCTGACTTAAAAGGCTGAAGAGCCTGGCTATTATTTAGTCATAAAATAGAAAAGCAAGTTCCTTCCCAATGATTTTAACAATAATATTTTACTTAGTGTAACATTTTTTAAGGATGGATTTTAAATCTTTCACTTGAAAACTTCCCTATTCATTTTCAAATCTTCACTATATGTTTATAGCTAGGAACTACTTTgttcattcatttaaaaaaatcggAAGAATCTACAGATCACAAAGGGGTGGCCAGGCCATTAAGCCTTCATATTGTACTCAAGAGACTATACTGGAACCATTTGTTCAACTGTATAAAGCTCTATTTTACTTCCTTGAGACTGTAGAGATGACAAGATTTTTTTTGAAAGAGTTAGATCTTTGTTACTAGAATTATAAGATTGTTAAGTATGTTTGCTTCTGATATAAAATTAATACTATTATGAGGGATCAGGATTGCTTGTTAAAAATGTTTATGATCTTTCCACACATTTATGAATGGCACATCATTGTCTTATATCTTTAAAACTCCTAAatgagtactttttaaaaatctgtcagAAGTAATTTGGTGAAGTACCTCATGAAATTAATAGCAGAGGTGACGACTCATGGGGTCAGTGAAGTAGCAAAGTAGTTTGAAAAATGGCTAGACAAGAAAACAGGGCAATTATAAAAAGGGTTATTTTTGGAGATGAGAGAAGCAGCTCACAGCATTCCTCAGGAAAACAATCCTTTGACTTCTATATATTTTTTTGGAGTCACCTCAATGAGGGAACTTAAATTATTTAGGGTCATAACATTCTATAAGTTAGCAAATACTTATTACAGGCACGTGTTATTCAATAGGATTTAATGGGGAGAGAAAAGTAAAACTATATCAAACCAATTTACATTCACACAACTCCAGTTCCGGAAAAATGGAACACTGTTCCATTTTTGCTACTCAGTGTTGGCAGCAAACACTCCAAGGTTAGGTGCCTCACTGGCCAAATACAGACAAAACAAACCTTCTTCCCTGCCCTAAGGACATAACTCACCTCCAACATCAGTAGGATACTCCCTGCTGCACCAGTGTGAATGTTTCCATTTCTCACGTCAGCATTCCTGAGCCTCTCAGCGAAACTGCCAGTCTGTACCAGATTACAGGCAGTTTTGTGCTATGAAATCATGTCTGCCAGGAACTAGGTTATGACTGTCTAAACTTAATTTAGGATCTTTGTAGCTGCAGAAACAGCTCCATCAGCTTGGGCTGGATTTAAAGCTTAGTCTCAGAAGGTGAAATGTAAGGGCGTAGTTAAATTACACCCACTGGTTAGACACGGTGCACATGTGTACCGTAAAAAGTTAGCTTTGTACCAGTTGTGGTGTAACAAACTGGTGGAACACTAAATTAGTCTCAGACTACCTCCTGATGGTTTCACATTCAAAGCAAAATGTCAAACTGATCCTAGTTTAGCTTCAGTTACATTGCTCACCTCATGTCATACAACATGGTTTCCATGTTGCAGAGATGCAAGCTGTGCAGGCAGATCTACACTGGAAATGGGCTAACTCCTTCtgccagtttctttctctctccagatGTAACATTTCAGTTGTGCCTTCTAATTACTTACAATGCACTATATTTGGTAAGTGCTTATAGTAGCTATGGTTTAATATACTTTCTTGGGTTTCAATGGACAAGTGAGGGAAGCATTTACTTGCAACCCCCCAATCTATGGTTAATGTTGCAGCAAACATAACTTTGAAGGCATTTCAAATAGTTACCAGTGTTGAAATCAGTATAAAATGGGATACATCATCTACTTAACTGATACAAGTAGGGACGGTAGATCCTCAGAGGTTTGGCTATgtaacatctgtaaattcataTTATAATTGTTTACATGTGCTGCATAAATGCATTTGTGCCTGTGGTATACCGAGGCAGGTACTTCCACCTTGGGATGAAAAGATTTAGTTCCATGTGGACTGGGCAAGAGATTAAATATCCTTCAGGCAGATCTGAAATGCCTCTCAGTGACTTGAACCTCCAACCTTGTGGTCTGAAGGAAGAGATTATTCTATTGTTGAACTACACGGTCTTTCCTTTTCTATTCCTTTAAAGTTCCATCTTTCAGTTCAAGCAAACACTAAACTTCTTATTTTTCCCAAGAAAATGTTGAGATCTAATGATGTTAAATTAGAGGTACAACTTAATACTAAGTCAGGGCATAAATCAGGGCCTAGGAGCAGGTTGCTTGACAGTGTGATTGGGGCTGGTATGAGAAAATTGGAGAATCCTACAGAATTCGAGGTGCCGGTGGAccgcgagccaatgtaggtcggcaagcacaggttcatgggaacaggagtaggccatttagcccctcgagcctgttccgccattcattgagatcatggctgatctgtgactcaactccatatacccgccttggccccatatcccttaatgtctttggttaacaaaaatcgatgaatctcagatttaaaattaacaactgagctagcgtCAAATGCCGTTTACGGAAGAgcgctccaaacttctaccaccctttgcgtgtagaagtgtttcctaacttcactcctgaaagtcctggctctaatttttaagctttGTCCCCAAATCCTACACTCCCCAACCAACAGAAATAGTAACTCCCCACGTACCCTATCAATTCTCCTtactatcttgaaaactttgatcaaatcacctcttaaccttctaaattccagggaataaaaccctagtttgtgtaatctctcctcgtaatttagagcccaggtatcattctagtaaatctacgctgcactccctccaaggccaatatatccttcctgaggtgcggcggccagaactgaatacagtactccaggtgtggctttgtatagctgtagcataacttctaccctcttgtattctagtcctctagatataaaggccagcattccattagcctttttgattattttctgtacttgtccatgacattttaatgatctatgtacatggacccttaagtctctttggaccaccactgttttgagcttttcaccatttagaaagcactctgatctatcttttttatgtccaaagtggatgacctcacacttgcctacactgaaatccatttgccacagttttgcccattcgcctAATTCATTAATATCTCTAATTTTGtgcttctatctacactgcttacaatgctgcctatctttgtgtcattggcaaacttggatatgtggccctatccagtcgttaataaatacaatgaatagttgaggctccatcaaagttccctgtgggacaccattagtcacatcctgccaatttgaatgtccattatccctactctctgtctcctgccactcagccaatttcctaaccagatcaataatttgccctcaattccatgagcttcaactttagctaacagtctcttgagtgattttatcgaatgccttctggaagtccatataaacaacatccatacacatccccctgtccactactttagtcacctcttcaaaaatttcaatctggttcgtcaggcatgacctaccctttacaaattcatgctggctctctctgatcagctgaaaattttcaaggtgttcagccaCTCTATTCTTAATttatagattctagtaatttcccgacaatagatgtaaggctaactggtctataattacctggtttccttctctcacctttcttaaatagctgagtgacatgtgcaattttccaatctaaaggaactgtTCCGGAATAGAGaacactttggaagattatagatcgagcatctgcaatgttctcacctacttcctttaaaatcctgggatggaaaccctcTGGTcctttgtcactcttcagtgccattattttcttcatcactATTAATTTGTTTATGTTAATTAtgatgagtccccatccctgattcaaaattagtttccttgtggTGCTCGGCATGCTAGCCTCTTCCTCTacagtaaatactgatgcaaagtaattatttaacatgtcagccatttcctcattttcatttacaatatcaccgttATCCATTTTTAAGGGACCCacgttgctcttgaccaccctctttttcctaatataattgtaaaaaaagtgTTGATTTTGAAATCCCTTTCAAGTTGAATGGATTCCTTAAATCAATGTATTAAATCAACAATGTAGTGTTTCCTCCTTTCAAATGAACAAAATGACAATGTACAGATCTGCTACCCACCAAAACAGCCATCAAAATTATTAATGTGTGTTTGGAGGAGTTAATACAGGCTAGTTAAGATGTTAAAATGGTATCAACTGTTTACTGATTACTGTTGTCATGAAGTCAATCGAAAAAGGTGAAGCACATCTGTTTCTTAATGCTGCCTAATAGTTTGTCCTTTCCAAATAAAATTTAAGGTCTGAAGAGTCACATTTGTTCAAAAAATAGCTGAAGATTAAGTCTCAAATGGTTTGCTCAAATGCATGGCTAGCATATAGATCATTAACAGAAGCCACACCTCCTTATACTGTTGATATCAATAAAGCAAATGCATGATTTGTTACAGTAAAATGGACAACAGCAATACAAAAGCAAAACACCAGAGAAAAACAGAACAGTAAATCTTTGTTAATTTCAAATAACCATATAGACAAGCACTCAAAACGGTTATCACGTAATGCATTAGTGCCACAATGCACTTCACGCAAGAGTTTGTCATTCAGAAAGATTTGCAGTAATAAAGCTTTAGCATATGGTGGATCAAAATAGCTTAAATTGAAGTTTTGCTGTTGTTGTTACTTGCGGAGCTTCTCCCAGCCATTAAATAGACCTATGCACTTTCAGAAATCACAGTGCAAAATGTGAGACGTTAATTTGGGGATAAACTTGTTAGGGACAATCCATCATTAGTTAACACTCCAAAGGCCAAAAATTATGAGTCATTAGTGATTATGAACATCCAGTATTCAACGTATTTCTCAAGTATAGCCTGCAGCATATAGCTATATCATTGCTGAAAATAGTGTTCAAATCAAAAAGACTGTTAATTTCAGTAATTTATTGAACCATCAGGAAATATAGTGTACTTACCCAGTTTTATTCTTGTCCAGAAAACTGGGAGCTAGGGCCCTGATGTAAGCACAGGTACAAATCAGGAGTAGTAGCACCGTCAGTAGACTCTGAAAATTGAAAATTGCCGACTGTGGGGATAAAAATTGCAACGAGTCTTACTTGTGTCCTGCTGGAATACAGATTACTGCAAATTCAGACCTTTGAAAAAGTAACAATGCAAATAAATTAAATGGAATAGGAAAACAGGAACGTTTACACATCTTGGATAAAATGAAAGGTTTGGCTGTGTACTACCATAGCTTCCAGCATCTTCATGAGGATTGCAGGAAGCACaagtttgaaaaaaaatgataaaagcaACCCAAGTGTTTCTCTTGAACCTTACAACGCTCTAGGATCTCATTGAAAGCCACTAACTGGCCCACACAGTCAAGAGTGAAATCCAACCTACATGCTTTCACTTTCTTCTTAAAAATGTAAACATGGAGTGCATTTCCAAAAATATTTTTATCAAAATACTATCAATTAGCCAATCCAACTGTTAAACTTACAGGTACAAATAGGATATAAGATTATAAGCACACCAAATTGTATTTAAAAAGGTATTCTAGTAGTTCAGCATTTAAATCTTTTATATATCAAAACATACCAAATATATACATCCTACTTTAGTTGCAGGTGAAAGTTTTATAGCTAGACTGTTGGACAGGACTTTGACCCGTAAAATTAGTATTTTTGTAAATGTACTCACACTATAATGAAAAGAAACAGAAGACATATGGgcaggggggtgcgggggggtggaGAAATGTGCAACACTGATAGGATAGACACGTGACTGCATTTTAGAAATTATGAAGCTATGCCCTACATATCAATTGTCCATGGATTGTGGACATTCAGCTTTAGACCCAGTATCTGGTTGTCTAGTGTCCAGTCACATCTGGAGTCTTACAAGGATCCATTCCTTACCCTCATCTACTCTTCCTCCTCTGCTGTCCCTAGGTGAAATCAACTGCAGACACGCAGCCCTACCTCTCCACCCCGACATAGTCGGGCTGCTCGTTTGATAACCAGCCATAACATTATCCAGCTAAACACTGGAAAGACCCAATGTTTGGCCGTCGTCACAAACTCTATCCTTACCATCAACTCCATCTCCCTCCTTTGCCACTGCCTCAAGCTGCACCAGACTGTTTGCCACTTTGGCATCCAACGTAATCTTGAGCTGAGCTTcggaccccatatcctttccaccaCACAGAATGCCTGTTTCCACCGTCGTAACATCAACCTCTGTCCCTACTGagtccacctgctgctgaaaccctaatagAGGCTTTTGTAATCTCTCAATTCAATTATTTCAACGCTGTCTAGGTCAGCTTTCCATCCGCCATAAACTGATTCGTTCAATACTCTGCTGCGCATATCCTATGCTGCAACAAGTCCTAATACTACcataataaacagaaaatgctggaaatactcagcaagtcaggcagcatttgtggagaaagaaacagagttaacgtttcaggttaaagaccttttgtcagttctaatgaaaggtctttgaccaggAACATTAACgcagtttctttccccacaggtgctgcctgacttgctgagtatttccagcattttctgtttttatttctgatttccagcattttgcttcTGTCCTATCACTCGCATCTTGTTGGCTCCCGGGCTGGCTGCTCCCTCGGCAGCTCCTTTGCTATGCAACTCTATCCTTAGAAATCCGTTGCCATCCTTTGCCctttctctgcaatctcctctcttccactgtttGAGTCCTCCTGGCTCCAATAGTGGCTTCATTTAGCCCTAATTACAAGTTCAAGctgtttgcagcctttgacacggttgaccacaccatcctcctccaacacctctcctctgtcctccagctgggtgggacagtgttcgcctggttccattcttatctatccagtcgtagccagagaatcatctgcattggcttctcttcctgctcagttacccctggagtcccccaacgatctatccttggcccccttctatttctcatctacatgctgcccctcggcaacatcatccgaaaacacgacgtcagattccacatgtacgctgacgacacccagcactacctcaccaccacctctttcgACCCTGCCACTGTCTCTCACTTGTCCTACatgcagtactggatgagcaaatgtttcctccaactaaatattgggaagaccgaagctattaACTTTGGtcctgccgcaaactccgttccctagccaccgactccatccccctccctggccactgtctaaggctgaaccagacggttcacaaccatggcgtcctatttgattgAGATGAGCTTCGGACCaacgctgctgaaaccctcatttatgcttttgttacctctagactcgactcttttaatgctctcctggctggcctcccatcttccaccctccataaacgcgAGCTCTTCCAAAacgctgcccgtaccctaactcacaccaacTCTCGTTCacgcatcacccctgtgctcgctgacctacatttgctcccggttcgggaacgcttcgattttaaaattcgcatccttgttttcaaatccctccatggccttgcccctcccaagctctgtaacctcctccagccctacaaccctttgagatctctgcgctcctgcaattcttgcctcttgcgcatccctgattttaatcgcaccactattggcggctgtgccttcagctacctaggccctaagctctgtaattccctccctaaacctctccacccccctcgcttcctttaagacgctccttaaaacctacctctttgaccaagcttttggtcacctgtcctattatctcacgtggcttggtgtcaaattttgtttgaaaaatcgctcctgtgaagtgccttgggacattttactatgttaaaggcgctatataaatgcaagttgttgatgacaTATCTTAGCTCCCAGCCccccaacaacttacatttatgattaaatccctccatggccttatcAGTCCCTATTTCTGTAAGCCTTTCTAGCCTCACCCCCCTCCAAATTCTTTGGCCTGAATTGGCCAttgtatggaattccctccctaaatcccgtTGCCTCTCCACCAGGACCtctcttaaaactcacctctttatcCAAACTTTTGATCACTTCTCCAAATGACTTCTTTAGCTCAGCAAGTGTTCTTATTGACACCCCTGAAGCAcctagggatgttttactgcattaaaaaggcactatgtaaatgcaagttggcaCTCTTAAAATGCATGCAAGAGAACTGTGGATTTGCAAGAAGTGTCAGATGGAGGAGCTTGAGCGGCAGCTGGCGTCACTATAGTGCATCTGTGAGGCTGACAGCTACAAGGATAGcacgtttctggaggtggtcaccacacagcttaagagagtgcaggcagagggggactgggtgaccgccagacagacgagAAGGACcaagcaggtagtgcaggagtcccctgggggcaTCTCGCCCTctaaccaggtcagaggctgggtattctgcggcgagtgacccacctcctgactccccaaagcctttgcaccatctacaaggcacaagtcaggagtgtgatggaacactctccactgcctggatgagtgcagctccaacaacgctcaagaagctccatacagggcaaagcagcccgcttgattggcaccccatccaccaccctaaacattcactcccttcaccaccaacgcacagtggctgcagtgtatacaatccacagggtgcactgcagaaactcgccaaggcttcttcgacagcacctcccaaacccgcgaccactaccacctagaaggacaagagcagcaggtagatgggaacaacaccacctgcacgttcccctccaagtcacacaccatcccgacttggaaatatatcgccgttccttcattatcgctgggtcaaaatcctagaactcccttcctaacagcactgtgggagaaccttcaccacacagactgcagcggttcaaggaggcggctcaccaccaccttctccagggcaattagggatgggcaataaatgccggcctcgctagcgacgcccacatcccatgaacgaataaaaaaagtattcaattctgaatactggtgagggagagggttcttctgatgagtgcagccagagccaagtccacagcaccatgggtagctcagctgtacagggggcggaggggcggagaaagagaggaggtCAGGTGagtaatagtgataggggattcaatagttaggggaacagacaggtctGTCTGCGattgcagacgtgattccagaatggtatgttgcttccctggtgccagggtcaaggatgtcactgagtggctgcagaacattctgaagagggagggggaccagccagctgtcgtggcccatatcagtaccaatgacatgGTAGAAATTAGAGGAATGAGGTCCTACAGGAagagtttagggagttaggaaagattaataagcaggacctcgaaaaggtagtaatctccagattactcctggtgccacgtgctagtgagtatagaaaaaggaggatagggcagatgaatgcgtggctggagagatggtgcaggagggagggctttagagtggtggggcagtgggaccagTTCTGcggaagtgggacctgtacaggccagatgggttgcaccgcAACAGAGCTAGGACCactatccttgcggggaggttcgccAGTTCTGTGGGGAtgtgtttaaac is a window encoding:
- the tmem167a gene encoding protein kish-A isoform X2: MMSAIFNFQSLLTVLLLLICTCAYIRALAPSFLDKNKTGLLGIFWKCARIGERKSPYVALCCIVMAFSILFTQ